ATTATTGGAACAAGATTAATAACGAGATAACGATTGCGATAATCGGCACGGCCTCAGCAAGAGGAACCCCGATAAACATAAGAGTTTGAAGTGTACCACGAAGTTCTGGTTGACGAGTTGTTCCCTCGATTGTTGCTTTTACAATGATTGCTACTGCGATCGCACCTGCAACCGCTGCTAAACCTGCTGCGATAGCAGCTCCTAAAAATGCCATGATAAATTTCCTCCCTATTGTGTGCTTAGTAGTTTATATTTTATTGCTCTTTCCAAGCGGAGTAAATTATACACTGCTTGTCCAAAGCGTTGTTCCAAAGATTAGTGACTTTCTACTTTATGTGCCATGTAAACCATCGCTAGCATGGCAAAGATATAAGCTTGGATAGCTCCGATGAACAAGCCAAATGCTTGCCATACAACGAGCGGTAAAAACGCTCCAAAGATTCCAAACAAACTACCCGTACCAGCTGTTACAAGTAAAATCATAAGAATTTCTTTTGCATATACGTTACCAAACAAACGCATTCCAAGAGTTAACGTATTAGCAAACTCTTCAATGATCTTAAACGGTAATAAAAATGGAACTGGGGTGATGTAACCTTTTAAATACTTACCAAAACCTTGGATTCTAATTCCGTAATAATGGGTAAGGATAACAACAAAGGCAGCCATCGTTAATGTCAAGACTGGGTCTGCTGTTGGTGATTTCCACCAAACTTCATGAGTAGTCGGGTTATAAAGTTCAAATGGTAGCCCGAGCATGTTTGCTACGAATACGTAGAATAACAAGGCATAAGCTAGGACAATAAATCGTCCACCGATCTTCCAGTCCATGTTGGCTTTAATGATCCCGCGAATGAAGTCAACGACCCATTCTATGAAGTTCTGTAAGCCTGATGGGTTCATTGAAAGTCGTCTAGTACCAA
Above is a genomic segment from Bacillus sp. FJAT-45037 containing:
- the atpE gene encoding F0F1 ATP synthase subunit C yields the protein MAFLGAAIAAGLAAVAGAIAVAIIVKATIEGTTRQPELRGTLQTLMFIGVPLAEAVPIIAIVISLLILFQ
- the atpB gene encoding F0F1 ATP synthase subunit A; its protein translation is MNDHKPPIEEFMGLSFNMSTVLMTTIACLIVFLITFIGTRRLSMNPSGLQNFIEWVVDFIRGIIKANMDWKIGGRFIVLAYALLFYVFVANMLGLPFELYNPTTHEVWWKSPTADPVLTLTMAAFVVILTHYYGIRIQGFGKYLKGYITPVPFLLPFKIIEEFANTLTLGMRLFGNVYAKEILMILLVTAGTGSLFGIFGAFLPLVVWQAFGLFIGAIQAYIFAMLAMVYMAHKVESH